The Sorangiineae bacterium MSr11367 genome window below encodes:
- a CDS encoding alpha/beta hydrolase: MPDCLVNGVRLHFEEHGQGQEGRAPILCIHGMSTSALVWGPSVAKVAALGRTIVYDRRGCTRSERPQPYATNITQQADDAAALLRALDAAPAVVIGRSYGGEVALALALRHPETVRALVLLEAGLVNLVPEAKAWAEGVMARTLAAAEGEPSDAAKALVHEILGEGAWEKLPPPLQSMFAANSAAVVAEMRGGFLEAEPEALSKLGIPLLLVASAESPPAFRHVVAAMGAAIPMARTALVPGGHMIDLAEPAVLEFVATVVREPNP; encoded by the coding sequence ATGCCCGACTGCCTCGTCAACGGTGTGCGCCTCCATTTCGAGGAGCATGGCCAAGGTCAGGAAGGGCGGGCGCCCATCCTCTGCATCCATGGCATGTCCACGTCCGCCCTCGTGTGGGGACCGTCGGTGGCCAAGGTTGCTGCCCTGGGGCGCACCATCGTTTACGACCGACGTGGCTGCACGCGCAGTGAGCGCCCGCAGCCGTATGCGACGAACATCACGCAGCAGGCCGACGATGCCGCCGCGCTGCTGCGCGCGCTCGACGCCGCCCCGGCGGTGGTCATCGGACGGAGCTACGGTGGCGAGGTGGCGCTGGCCTTGGCGCTGCGCCATCCGGAAACGGTGCGCGCGCTGGTCCTGCTCGAGGCAGGCCTGGTGAACCTCGTTCCCGAGGCGAAGGCCTGGGCCGAAGGCGTCATGGCGCGCACGCTCGCGGCCGCCGAGGGCGAGCCGTCCGATGCGGCGAAGGCTCTGGTGCACGAGATCCTCGGAGAGGGCGCCTGGGAGAAGTTGCCCCCGCCACTCCAAAGCATGTTCGCGGCCAACAGCGCGGCGGTGGTGGCGGAGATGCGCGGTGGCTTCCTCGAGGCGGAGCCTGAGGCGCTGTCGAAGCTGGGCATCCCGTTGCTGCTCGTCGCATCCGCCGAGTCACCGCCGGCGTTTCGTCACGTGGTGGCGGCGATGGGTGCAGCCATCCCCATGGCGCGCACGGCCCTGGTGCCTGGCGGGCACATGATCGACTTGGCGGAGCCCGCGGTCCTCGAGTTCGTGGCAACCGTGGTTCGAGAGCCGAATCCGTAG
- a CDS encoding DUF4097 domain-containing protein — protein sequence MNRWLWTMTVAGTMSTALACAGGETVTAAPAKAGGAPAGAPVTVSSASGDFQFEKAIIPPKSLEIKGINGNLKILGTTSGTAEVRGTKRANGKGDLASQRVVATEHSGGVVICTLFANQPDDDCKPGDAGHIGHRGDEGKDDGDLAIDFEVRVPAGVSLNATTMNGNIDAKDLRSSLRVHTMNGNLDVATTGRLVAKTMNGRIVAPLSSSLTVPVQLETMNGSIELRAPGDASFELSASTMSGHIQSDFPLPAPAGPPGIPESISAKIGRGGARVALKTMNGNINVKRSN from the coding sequence ATGAATAGATGGCTCTGGACCATGACGGTTGCCGGAACGATGAGTACTGCGCTGGCGTGCGCAGGTGGGGAGACCGTGACGGCCGCTCCCGCGAAAGCGGGTGGAGCGCCGGCGGGAGCCCCGGTAACCGTATCGAGCGCCAGCGGGGATTTTCAATTCGAGAAAGCGATCATTCCGCCGAAATCGCTCGAAATCAAAGGCATCAATGGCAACTTGAAAATACTGGGAACGACGTCGGGCACTGCCGAGGTGCGCGGAACGAAGCGCGCAAACGGCAAAGGAGACCTGGCAAGTCAACGCGTCGTTGCCACGGAGCATTCGGGGGGAGTGGTGATTTGTACCCTGTTTGCAAATCAGCCCGACGACGATTGCAAACCGGGTGACGCGGGGCACATCGGCCACCGGGGCGATGAGGGCAAAGACGATGGCGATTTGGCCATCGACTTCGAGGTGCGCGTTCCCGCGGGTGTTTCATTGAACGCGACCACGATGAACGGGAACATCGACGCGAAAGACCTGCGCAGCTCGCTGCGTGTTCACACGATGAACGGGAATCTCGATGTGGCAACCACGGGCCGCCTCGTGGCCAAAACGATGAACGGCCGCATCGTGGCGCCGCTCTCCAGTTCACTCACCGTCCCCGTGCAACTCGAAACGATGAACGGATCCATCGAACTCCGCGCCCCCGGCGACGCGAGCTTCGAACTCTCCGCCTCCACGATGAGCGGCCATATCCAATCGGACTTCCCCCTCCCGGCGCCGGCCGGCCCGCCTGGCATCCCCGAGAGCATCTCCGCCAAAATCGGCCGCGGCGGCGCTCGAGTCGCCCTTAAAACGATGAACGGCAACATCAACGTCAAGCGATCGAACTAA
- a CDS encoding metalloregulator ArsR/SmtB family transcription factor yields the protein MATSKSKRAKLDTVDTAFERTARADAELEAVFEALAHRQRRLILLVLNFRGGSMTAGDIAQRFDCAWPTTTRHLRVLEDAGLVHVEERGRERIYHVEREKLRRVLLNWASWFRDRELE from the coding sequence GTGGCCACCTCCAAGTCGAAGCGCGCCAAACTCGATACGGTCGATACCGCGTTCGAGCGCACCGCACGCGCCGACGCCGAGCTCGAAGCCGTCTTCGAGGCCCTCGCCCATCGCCAGCGGCGGCTCATCTTGCTGGTGCTGAATTTCCGCGGCGGCTCGATGACCGCCGGCGACATCGCCCAACGCTTCGATTGCGCATGGCCCACGACGACACGCCACCTGCGCGTCCTCGAGGACGCCGGCTTGGTTCACGTCGAGGAGCGCGGCCGCGAACGCATCTACCACGTCGAACGCGAAAAACTCCGCCGCGTCCTCCTCAACTGGGCCAGCTGGTTCCGCGATCGGGAGCTGGAGTAA
- a CDS encoding SAM-dependent methyltransferase — translation MSNVHESSVLDTAHWVAAYRAIESSRSDAIFRDPFAARLAGEGAVPKTVPTWPMVTRTKVIDDLVYTAVREGADRVLNLAAGLDSRPYRLQLPALLEWVEGDFPSMVERKERILSTDKPVCRLRREKVDLTDSAARGAFLDRALDGAKNALVITEGFLIYLEDAAVTAIAKDLAKRHEVGSWIIDLASPAMLRMLQRMTDPYLAAGDRMKFGPANGLSFFESLGWKPREILTMSSEAKRYKRIPFMLGLLQSVLPEVDPRRPGKHRWGGIIRLERA, via the coding sequence ATGAGCAACGTCCATGAGTCCTCGGTGCTGGACACCGCCCATTGGGTAGCGGCCTATCGGGCCATCGAATCGTCGCGGAGCGACGCTATTTTTCGCGATCCGTTCGCCGCCCGCCTCGCGGGAGAAGGTGCGGTGCCCAAGACCGTGCCCACGTGGCCGATGGTCACACGGACCAAGGTGATCGACGACTTGGTCTACACCGCCGTGCGCGAGGGCGCCGATCGTGTGCTCAACCTCGCGGCCGGTCTCGATTCACGGCCGTACCGCCTGCAGCTTCCCGCATTGCTCGAATGGGTCGAGGGGGATTTCCCGTCGATGGTCGAACGCAAAGAGCGCATCTTGTCGACGGACAAGCCGGTGTGCCGTCTGCGGCGCGAAAAGGTGGACCTCACGGACAGTGCCGCGCGCGGGGCCTTCCTCGATCGAGCCCTCGACGGCGCCAAGAATGCGCTGGTCATCACCGAGGGCTTCTTGATCTACCTCGAAGATGCCGCCGTCACCGCCATTGCGAAGGACCTGGCCAAACGCCACGAGGTGGGTTCGTGGATCATCGATCTCGCGTCACCGGCCATGCTGCGTATGCTGCAGCGAATGACCGATCCGTACCTCGCCGCGGGCGACCGCATGAAGTTCGGGCCGGCGAATGGCCTCTCCTTCTTCGAGTCACTCGGGTGGAAGCCGAGGGAGATCCTCACCATGTCCAGCGAGGCGAAGAGGTACAAGCGCATTCCCTTCATGCTTGGACTCCTTCAGTCCGTACTCCCCGAGGTGGACCCTCGCCGTCCGGGAAAACACCGGTGGGGAGGGATCATCCGGCTGGAACGCGCGTGA
- a CDS encoding DUF2855 family protein: protein MLSKHFIVRRDVWTEHTIVTEERVPLASGTVELEIDRFGLTTNNATYAALGDSFSYWNFFPRREAGWGSVPVWGFASVSRSEHPDVAIGQRFYGYFPMSTHLIVQPHKVDGSGFLDGAEHRRPLSNVYNHYRLTTTDPNYRPDTEPQQVILRPLFGTSFFLTDFLQAEGFFGAGQLLFSSASSKTAYGTAFLLKRQSPRDCELVGMTSRRNVDFVTRLGLYDRVITYDDVASLSPSRKAVYIDFAGSRATRAVVHRHFGDALAHSSAIGATHAGALETKGEPLPGPPPTLFFAPARIKQRAEDWSPAVMWQRVAEAWNAFLVPILEPSRGWLRIESGRGDEAVKQHYDAIVRGESAPEEGRVVSLMP from the coding sequence ATGCTGAGCAAACACTTCATCGTGCGGCGCGATGTTTGGACCGAACACACGATTGTCACGGAGGAACGTGTCCCGCTTGCGTCGGGGACGGTGGAGCTCGAGATCGACCGGTTCGGGCTCACCACGAACAACGCCACCTATGCGGCGTTGGGCGACTCCTTCTCGTATTGGAATTTCTTCCCGCGGCGGGAGGCAGGGTGGGGGAGCGTCCCGGTGTGGGGCTTCGCCTCCGTGTCCCGTTCCGAGCATCCGGACGTCGCGATCGGGCAGCGCTTCTACGGATATTTCCCGATGTCCACGCACCTGATCGTGCAGCCGCACAAGGTCGACGGCTCGGGCTTCCTCGATGGTGCCGAACACCGGCGCCCGTTGAGCAACGTGTACAACCATTATCGGCTCACGACGACCGATCCCAATTACCGCCCCGACACGGAGCCCCAGCAGGTCATCTTGCGGCCGCTCTTCGGGACGTCGTTTTTTCTCACCGACTTCCTCCAGGCCGAGGGCTTTTTCGGGGCCGGGCAGCTCCTCTTCTCCAGCGCGTCGTCCAAGACGGCGTACGGCACGGCGTTTCTCTTGAAGCGCCAGAGTCCGCGCGACTGCGAGCTCGTCGGCATGACGTCACGCCGCAACGTCGACTTCGTCACGCGACTGGGCCTCTACGATCGCGTGATCACCTACGACGACGTGGCGTCGCTTTCGCCGTCGCGCAAAGCCGTGTACATCGATTTTGCTGGCAGTCGAGCCACGCGTGCCGTCGTGCATCGGCACTTCGGCGATGCGCTCGCGCACAGCAGCGCCATTGGCGCCACGCATGCCGGCGCCCTCGAAACGAAGGGAGAGCCTCTGCCAGGCCCGCCGCCAACGCTCTTCTTCGCACCGGCGCGCATCAAGCAGCGTGCGGAGGATTGGTCGCCGGCGGTCATGTGGCAGCGGGTTGCAGAGGCATGGAACGCCTTCTTGGTTCCCATTTTGGAGCCGTCGCGCGGCTGGCTGCGCATCGAATCGGGGCGGGGCGACGAGGCGGTGAAGCAGCACTACGACGCCATCGTGCGCGGTGAGAGCGCCCCCGAGGAGGGGCGCGTCGTCTCGCTCATGCCGTAG
- a CDS encoding MFS transporter, whose translation MSSLPSRSPRIHYAWVVAAVIFVVLLCAAGVRATPSVLIVPLEREFGWSRALVSSAVSVNLVLYGLVGPFAAAIMQSFGIRRTTLISLAIIAAGVLLTTQMHAPWQLVTFWGVLVGLGTGTTAMVLGATVVHRWFVARRGLVMGMLTASTATGQLIFLPLLAILVARHGWRTVSLVVAGAIASVIPLVALLVRDRPADVGARPYGAAPDAEEHVAANVNPLANAIGALRRASKHRDFWLLAGSFFICGATTNGLVGTHLVPACMDHGIPEVRAAGLLAIMAVFDLVGTTMSGWLTDRFDSRWLLFWYYGLRGLALLYLPAAFEMSLFGLPLFAVFYGLDWIATVPPTVRLTTQTVGAADGPIVFGWVVAAHQIGAGVGALGAGVVRTTLSTYTPAWVVAGAICLAASALVLRIGRGQRLATA comes from the coding sequence ATGTCGTCCTTGCCGTCAAGGTCGCCACGGATCCACTACGCGTGGGTCGTGGCCGCGGTCATTTTCGTGGTGCTCTTGTGCGCGGCGGGCGTGCGCGCCACACCGAGTGTTCTCATCGTTCCGCTGGAGCGCGAGTTCGGCTGGAGCCGGGCCCTGGTCTCCTCCGCGGTGTCGGTGAACCTCGTGCTCTACGGCTTGGTGGGGCCCTTTGCCGCCGCCATCATGCAGTCGTTCGGCATCCGGCGCACCACGCTGATCTCACTGGCGATCATCGCCGCCGGCGTGCTGCTCACCACGCAGATGCATGCGCCGTGGCAGCTGGTGACCTTCTGGGGCGTGCTCGTGGGACTCGGAACCGGCACCACCGCCATGGTGCTCGGCGCCACCGTCGTGCATCGTTGGTTCGTCGCACGGCGCGGACTCGTGATGGGCATGCTCACCGCCAGCACGGCCACGGGGCAGCTGATCTTTCTGCCGCTGCTTGCCATCCTCGTCGCGCGCCACGGCTGGCGGACCGTGTCGCTCGTGGTGGCCGGCGCCATCGCGTCGGTCATTCCGTTGGTCGCGCTTTTGGTCCGCGATCGCCCTGCCGACGTGGGCGCGCGTCCCTACGGCGCCGCCCCCGATGCCGAGGAACACGTGGCGGCGAACGTGAATCCGCTGGCCAACGCCATTGGTGCGCTGCGCCGTGCTTCCAAGCACCGTGATTTCTGGCTCCTCGCCGGCAGCTTCTTCATCTGCGGGGCGACCACGAACGGCCTGGTGGGCACGCACCTCGTGCCCGCGTGCATGGACCATGGCATCCCCGAGGTGCGCGCCGCCGGCTTGCTCGCGATCATGGCCGTCTTCGATCTGGTGGGCACCACCATGAGCGGTTGGCTGACGGATCGCTTCGACAGCCGCTGGTTGCTCTTTTGGTATTACGGACTGCGCGGCCTTGCGCTCCTTTATTTGCCCGCGGCGTTCGAAATGTCCCTTTTCGGCCTTCCGCTCTTCGCGGTGTTCTACGGGCTCGATTGGATCGCCACCGTGCCCCCCACCGTTCGCCTCACCACGCAAACGGTGGGCGCGGCCGACGGCCCCATCGTCTTCGGATGGGTCGTCGCCGCCCATCAAATCGGTGCGGGAGTCGGTGCCCTGGGCGCCGGCGTCGTCCGCACCACGCTCTCGACGTACACGCCGGCATGGGTCGTGGCCGGTGCCATCTGCCTCGCCGCCTCCGCGTTGGTGCTCCGCATCGGTCGCGGGCAGCGCCTCGCTACGGCATGA
- a CDS encoding TetR/AcrR family transcriptional regulator codes for MTSRSKNVKAAAPRGRPPKLGTRERLLSAGLEAMHTRGYHATGIADVVERVEVPKGTFYNHFDSKEAFGAAVTDAFFSGVLGALEPFVDDESRSPLARVRAYFEARIAANRGRGYVKGCLLGNFSLECTDESEPIRERLREHFEVWAARLAGCLAEAQECGELRRDVSPDRLARFLIGGWEGALVAMRVEKSATPLVEFVENAFTLVLLPPSTGRSVKNC; via the coding sequence ATGACCAGTCGTTCAAAAAATGTCAAGGCAGCCGCCCCGCGCGGTCGCCCGCCGAAGCTCGGCACGCGCGAACGCCTTCTTTCGGCGGGCCTCGAGGCGATGCACACCCGCGGCTACCACGCGACCGGCATCGCCGACGTGGTCGAGCGGGTCGAGGTTCCGAAGGGCACATTTTACAATCACTTCGACAGCAAGGAGGCTTTCGGCGCCGCGGTCACCGACGCGTTCTTCTCCGGTGTGCTCGGGGCGCTCGAGCCGTTCGTCGACGACGAATCGCGCTCGCCCCTCGCCCGCGTTCGCGCGTACTTCGAGGCACGCATCGCCGCGAACCGCGGCCGCGGCTACGTCAAAGGCTGCCTGCTCGGCAACTTCAGCCTGGAGTGCACCGACGAGAGCGAGCCCATTCGCGAGCGCCTGCGCGAGCACTTCGAGGTATGGGCGGCACGCCTCGCGGGTTGTTTGGCGGAGGCGCAAGAGTGCGGGGAGCTGCGCCGCGATGTCTCGCCGGATCGCCTCGCACGCTTCCTCATCGGCGGGTGGGAGGGCGCGCTCGTGGCGATGCGTGTAGAAAAGAGCGCCACGCCGCTCGTCGAGTTCGTGGAAAACGCCTTTACCCTGGTGCTGCTGCCGCCTTCTACGGGTCGCTCTGTGAAGAATTGTTGA
- a CDS encoding metallophosphoesterase, with product MLEWFPWLSALAALAVVILAAWLRGRFYAMFAAVLLTIHTLVSSALAPSFGELLPLYAYFQLAVFAHFAFLTRPNMRPVWYRALVSLPASFFAAGTFLALPWAVAAAFGVQPYGFFIPYAVAAVGLVQSLVHRFEEIDVALDDASAPALARWSLGAADPASRPLRIVQITDPHLGPFMSEARLRDIATRAVAANPDLVLLTGDFLTMESHEARAVLARALAPLTALPPGRVFACRGNHDLEAPDTVEGALQDIGARLLIDESQVVDTPAGPVQILGIDFHFRDRAARTRAACASHPRIPGHLRLVLLHDPGAFKHLPDGEADLVLSGHTHGGQLGLLTLGLPHTFVSAFTDIPDHGLWALGRNRLYVHRGTGHYGFPLRVGVPGEESLLRIHRSAATG from the coding sequence ATGTTGGAATGGTTTCCCTGGTTGTCTGCGTTGGCCGCGCTCGCGGTCGTCATCCTTGCCGCGTGGTTGCGCGGGCGCTTCTACGCGATGTTTGCGGCCGTGCTCCTGACGATTCACACGCTGGTGTCGTCGGCGCTGGCGCCCTCGTTCGGGGAGCTGCTGCCGCTGTACGCGTATTTCCAGCTTGCTGTGTTCGCGCATTTCGCCTTTCTCACGCGGCCGAACATGCGGCCGGTCTGGTACCGCGCCCTCGTGAGCCTGCCAGCGTCGTTTTTCGCGGCGGGCACCTTCCTCGCGTTGCCCTGGGCCGTGGCGGCTGCGTTCGGCGTGCAGCCTTACGGTTTCTTCATCCCGTACGCGGTGGCGGCGGTGGGGCTCGTGCAGAGCCTCGTGCATCGCTTCGAGGAAATCGACGTGGCGCTGGACGATGCTTCGGCGCCCGCGCTCGCGCGTTGGTCGCTGGGCGCGGCGGACCCGGCATCTCGCCCGTTGCGCATCGTCCAGATCACCGATCCGCACCTGGGACCCTTCATGTCCGAGGCGCGGCTTCGCGACATTGCCACGCGGGCCGTTGCGGCCAATCCGGATCTCGTGCTGCTCACCGGCGATTTTCTCACCATGGAATCGCACGAGGCGCGCGCCGTTCTCGCGCGCGCACTCGCGCCCCTCACGGCGCTTCCCCCGGGGCGTGTGTTCGCCTGCCGCGGCAACCACGATCTCGAGGCTCCCGACACGGTGGAGGGAGCGTTGCAGGATATCGGTGCACGGCTCCTCATCGACGAATCCCAGGTGGTCGACACCCCGGCGGGCCCCGTGCAAATCCTGGGCATCGATTTTCACTTCCGCGATCGCGCCGCACGCACGCGGGCCGCGTGCGCGAGCCATCCACGCATCCCCGGGCACCTGCGCCTCGTGCTGCTGCACGACCCCGGCGCGTTCAAGCATCTACCCGACGGCGAGGCCGATCTCGTGCTCTCGGGCCACACCCACGGCGGGCAGCTCGGGCTTTTGACCTTGGGCCTTCCGCACACCTTCGTGAGCGCCTTCACGGACATCCCCGATCACGGCCTCTGGGCCCTCGGAAGAAATCGCCTCTACGTTCACCGCGGCACCGGCCACTACGGCTTCCCCCTTCGCGTCGGCGTCCCTGGTGAGGAGAGCCTTCTGCGCATTCATCGCTCCGCCGCGACGGGTTAG
- a CDS encoding TetR/AcrR family transcriptional regulator: MIAKRPLRADAQRNRQMVLEVAETVFAAEGLAVPIDEIARRAGLGVGTLYRHFPTKEALFEAIVRRRMERMVEDAHDLVQATEPGDAFFAFLARMVDGTKKDFVDALARSGVDLSTELADARAELRHAMGGLLERAQQAGNVREDISIADVFALVSGVFVAIDQRGGDAAARHHLFTVVSDGLRPRPSASGPV; this comes from the coding sequence ATGATCGCGAAAAGACCGCTTCGTGCGGATGCGCAGCGTAATCGGCAGATGGTCCTCGAGGTGGCGGAAACGGTGTTCGCCGCCGAAGGACTTGCCGTGCCCATCGACGAGATCGCGCGGCGCGCGGGGCTCGGGGTGGGCACACTCTACCGTCACTTTCCAACGAAGGAGGCACTCTTCGAGGCCATCGTGAGGCGACGCATGGAGCGCATGGTCGAAGATGCGCATGACCTCGTGCAGGCGACGGAGCCCGGGGACGCGTTCTTCGCGTTCCTCGCGCGCATGGTCGATGGGACGAAGAAGGACTTCGTCGACGCACTCGCGCGCTCCGGTGTCGACCTGAGCACCGAGTTGGCCGACGCCCGGGCGGAGCTGCGGCATGCCATGGGCGGGCTCCTCGAACGCGCTCAGCAGGCGGGCAACGTGCGCGAGGACATCTCGATTGCCGACGTCTTCGCGCTGGTCAGCGGCGTCTTCGTGGCCATCGATCAACGCGGCGGCGACGCCGCCGCGCGCCACCACCTCTTCACCGTCGTCTCGGACGGCCTACGCCCCCGCCCTAGCGCATCGGGCCCCGTCTAG
- a CDS encoding DUF5010 C-terminal domain-containing protein, with the protein MKLRLGRCSLPATLLLLACSAEPSANEGAPSDSAFTNNSKHVLAATTHAFDTGAGSLNVDYAGFLSKHDIVYAKANTNPDYGLTVGNGRMGAMVWSNNGLTMQVSGVDSSEQTAFSAGLVNLSTSPGMDSGYSNFAQRLALYDGVLTTRYDSNRTVTIMGSPNSEVMGIHVDDSRGNVQTISLDLSLWDLSNLNNNGDVPDLNTWKTVSTYADANGAGLSRGQTDANHFGYTLAATVEGASFTTQVVTGSKVRLNITPSSSYTIWVTCASRLNAPNFDSVAQAKSLLGSVKNTGYATTLNNYKNWWHALWRKSFVQYSGLSGDADYLENVYYLSTYLIASGAYGNYPFHFINGVYRATNDNTKWSNSYWYWNQRDVYNSFLASNHADMMAVFNGMHSRNFNALKSYTQTRYGIDGIWVPETMGWDGNARGTINSDYTKNIYSTGTEAALNMVAQYRYTNDSNYLRNTAYPFMREVAKFYTAKLSRDGAGKYYMDVSNSHETYWNVRNAVTDLVAVRKMFPIAIQTASSLGLDVNLRSQWQSVLDNLVPYPNDGTDYLPHQAPIAQTRNNENVAAELIWPYSVTGIGASDYQMALNTWNHRPFPYGNVWANDAIQAARLGLGDQTYNGMKLMLGKYQNYPNGFTNNTNGVFEYHGVHLSAANEALLQSYNDKIRVFPAIPSDGSFVGRFTLYAEGGFAVSSERESGEIKYVGIKSLYGNSAKVVNPWGNQELRVRRVSDNATITTTAAAEVSFSTTANTVYVIERTAKPLGNYTYTNISGTANQGAKYLSGTSSTLGIPATPPPDTGKYEGEKAALVNCNAEGDNAASNQGQVVNLRQGSSLSFSNTITGNTLDIRYCTMNNPGRLGLYVNGSLKQTVEFPSTNSWSGTYTTKTVSVSIPASATIKLQYDAGGAGANIDYIQVR; encoded by the coding sequence ATGAAGCTCCGGCTTGGCCGATGTTCGCTGCCTGCGACTTTGTTGCTCCTCGCCTGTTCCGCCGAGCCCTCCGCCAACGAGGGCGCGCCCTCCGACTCCGCATTTACGAATAACAGCAAGCACGTACTTGCCGCCACGACGCACGCGTTCGATACGGGCGCTGGCAGCTTGAACGTGGACTACGCCGGCTTCCTGTCGAAGCACGACATCGTCTACGCCAAGGCCAACACCAATCCGGATTACGGACTCACCGTCGGCAATGGACGTATGGGTGCGATGGTGTGGAGCAACAACGGCCTCACCATGCAGGTCTCCGGCGTCGACAGCTCCGAGCAAACCGCGTTTTCGGCCGGGCTCGTCAACCTGAGCACGAGCCCGGGTATGGACTCGGGATACTCGAACTTTGCGCAACGCCTCGCGCTCTACGATGGCGTCCTCACGACGCGCTACGATTCGAATCGCACCGTCACCATCATGGGCTCGCCCAATTCGGAGGTGATGGGCATCCACGTCGACGATTCGCGCGGCAACGTGCAGACCATCTCGCTCGATTTGAGCCTGTGGGATCTGAGCAACCTCAATAACAACGGCGACGTCCCCGATCTGAACACGTGGAAAACGGTTTCTACGTACGCCGATGCGAACGGCGCCGGATTGAGCCGAGGTCAGACCGACGCGAATCACTTCGGCTACACCCTTGCGGCGACCGTCGAGGGGGCGAGTTTCACCACGCAGGTGGTAACCGGTAGCAAGGTGCGGCTGAACATCACGCCGTCGTCCAGCTACACGATTTGGGTCACCTGTGCGAGCCGCCTCAATGCGCCGAATTTCGATTCGGTGGCGCAGGCGAAGAGTCTTCTCGGCTCGGTCAAGAACACCGGGTACGCCACCACCCTGAACAACTACAAGAATTGGTGGCACGCTCTCTGGCGCAAGTCGTTCGTCCAATATTCCGGCCTATCGGGCGACGCCGACTACCTGGAGAACGTCTATTACCTGAGCACGTACCTCATCGCGTCCGGTGCGTACGGCAACTATCCGTTCCACTTCATCAACGGCGTGTACCGCGCCACCAACGACAACACGAAGTGGAGCAACTCGTACTGGTACTGGAACCAGCGCGACGTCTACAACTCGTTCCTCGCGTCGAACCACGCCGACATGATGGCGGTGTTCAATGGCATGCACAGCCGCAACTTCAATGCATTGAAGTCGTACACGCAAACGCGCTATGGCATCGACGGCATTTGGGTGCCGGAGACCATGGGGTGGGACGGCAATGCGCGGGGGACGATCAACAGCGATTATACGAAGAATATCTATTCCACGGGTACCGAAGCCGCGCTGAACATGGTTGCGCAGTACCGGTACACCAACGACAGCAATTACTTACGCAATACGGCGTATCCCTTCATGCGAGAGGTCGCCAAGTTCTACACGGCGAAGCTTTCGCGCGATGGCGCGGGCAAGTATTACATGGACGTCTCTAATTCCCACGAGACGTATTGGAACGTACGAAATGCGGTCACCGATCTGGTGGCCGTGCGCAAGATGTTTCCCATCGCCATTCAAACAGCGTCGTCGCTCGGCCTCGATGTCAATTTGCGATCGCAATGGCAGTCGGTGCTGGACAACTTGGTGCCGTACCCGAACGACGGGACCGATTATCTTCCGCATCAGGCACCCATTGCGCAAACACGCAACAACGAGAACGTAGCGGCCGAATTGATCTGGCCGTACAGCGTGACCGGCATTGGGGCATCCGATTATCAAATGGCATTGAACACCTGGAACCATCGACCTTTCCCCTACGGCAACGTGTGGGCAAACGATGCCATTCAGGCGGCGCGTCTGGGCTTGGGTGACCAGACCTACAATGGCATGAAGCTGATGCTCGGGAAGTATCAGAACTACCCCAATGGCTTCACGAACAACACGAACGGCGTGTTCGAGTACCACGGCGTTCATCTGTCGGCGGCGAACGAAGCGCTCTTGCAGAGCTACAACGACAAAATCCGCGTCTTCCCCGCCATTCCCAGCGATGGAAGCTTCGTCGGGCGCTTTACGCTCTATGCCGAGGGCGGCTTTGCCGTGAGCTCGGAGCGAGAAAGCGGCGAGATCAAGTACGTGGGAATCAAGAGCCTGTACGGCAACTCCGCCAAGGTGGTCAATCCTTGGGGCAATCAGGAGTTGCGCGTACGGCGCGTGTCGGACAATGCCACGATCACCACGACGGCGGCGGCCGAGGTCAGCTTCTCCACGACCGCCAATACCGTGTACGTCATCGAGCGTACGGCAAAGCCGCTGGGCAACTACACCTATACGAACATCTCCGGAACGGCGAACCAAGGCGCCAAGTATCTATCCGGTACCTCGTCCACCTTGGGCATTCCGGCAACACCGCCGCCCGACACCGGCAAATACGAAGGCGAGAAGGCGGCGTTGGTGAATTGCAATGCCGAGGGAGACAATGCCGCATCGAATCAGGGCCAAGTGGTCAACTTGCGCCAAGGCTCGTCGCTTTCGTTCTCCAATACGATCACGGGCAATACCCTGGACATTCGCTATTGCACGATGAACAACCCGGGGCGGCTCGGACTGTACGTGAATGGCTCGCTCAAACAGACCGTCGAGTTCCCCTCGACGAATAGCTGGAGCGGCACCTACACCACGAAAACGGTGAGCGTGTCGATTCCAGCCAGCGCCACCATCAAGTTGCAATATGACGCCGGAGGCGCGGGCGCGAACATCGATTACATTCAGGTGCGCTGA